The DNA region CCGATCGCAACCCACCTATAACGAGTCCTTAAATCTTGACTCTCAAAGGATGATACCCACACACTCTATTGTGGTATTATTAACAATCGAAGCCGAAATTGCTGCCACGGATGTGCGCAGCTTTACATATTTATCTAGATTCATACGTTAGATATAGCTAACGTATGAATCATCGGTTATACCGAACAAATCGATCAAATTACATTTATATAAAACAGGGGTGTTACATGCGCTGGTTTAGACGTCAAGAAAGAGAAGAGGAAGCACAAGAAGCGCCGCTTACTGAAGAGGAGATACAAGCCGCTGAAAAGGCGGAAGAGCAACAGCAGAAGGAAATCGAAAACATTGATGAGGCAATCGATGAAGCCCCCGCTACCGAAGAGCTGGTAGAAGAAGTCGAAGCAGGTGTCATCGAGGAGGAACAAGAAAATATCCAGGATATTTACGAGAAGACCGAGGAGGAAGAGCCGGCATCGTGGTTTACTCGGTTAAAGCAAGGCCTCACGAAAAGCCGTGAAAACATCGTCGGTCAAATCAGTGGGTTGCTGAACCTTCGCGGCACGATAGATGATGAGCTCTGGGACGATATAGAAGCGATTCTTATACAGGCGGACGTCGGTGTTGAGTCGACCATGCGGATCATTGATAACTTGCGCGACCGCGTAGCTAAAGAGCACATAACCGAAGCCGCAATGATTATCGACCTGCTGAAGGAAGAGCTGGAGAATATCCTGCACTCGACTTCGCCCCGTTCAGTCGAACCAAAGGAAGGGCGGGCCATATATCTTATCGTCGGTGTAAACGGCACCGGAAAAACGACGACGATTGCGAAGCTGGCGCGCAGCTTTACGAAAAGCGGCAAGTCGGTGCTTGTCGGTGCTGCCGACACATTTAGGGCCGCGGCGGTTGAACAGCTCGACATTTGGGCAAAACGCCTGCGTGTCGACATCGTAAAACACGATCGAGGCGCAGACCCGGCCGCAGTCGTCTATGACGCCATTCACGCGGCGAGCGCACGCAAATCAGATGTTCTTCTTATAGATACCGCAGGCAGGCTCCATACCTACGTAAACCTCATGGAAGAGCTCAAGAAGATTAAACGCATCGCCGACCGCGAGCGCGGCGACGCTCATCTTGAAACGCTCCTGGTCATTGACGCGACGACCGGGCAGAACGGTATCGCCCAAGCGCGACTCTTCGATGAAGCGCTCACCGTTGACGGCATCGTGCTCACCAAGCTCGACGGCACGGCAAAGGGCGGCATCGTACTCGCCATACAAGACGAGCTTAATATCCCTATCTGCTACGTCGGTGTGGGTGAGGGCATGGATGATTTACAGCCGTTCAAACCGGAAGAGTTCGTCGACGCTCTCGTCGGCCAATAGACAAACCCGCACAGCCGTTAAAGTAGAGCGATAACAATACGCTTTCACACAAGCCGCACGTGAAAGCGCTTTTCCTGCCAAAATAATCCTAAAGATTATCCGTCCGGTCCCGATACATAGTAAGAGCTGATTATGAGCTTCACCCAGCTTTTGAATCAAGTAATGCTATGTATTGCAGTAACGGAGGATAAAGATGCAATTAGCAATAGTGGTTTTAACAATTTTAGTTGTTGCGGTAATTCTTGTTTCACTAAAGCAACAGCGCAAACAAGCCGATGAAGGCCACAGCTTCACCTCTTACCAACTTCGCGCACAACAATACGTCCTACACGGAAACTTCGACGATGCCAAGAGCGAGATCGAGCAAGCCATCCAGAATAACCCGGAAGACGGCTTAAACTATTACGCGCTCGGCGTTATCTATTACAATCTTAAGCAGTATAGCAAAGCGCTTAAGAATCTTAAGCAGGCGCTCCTTATAGATAGGGGCAACTGGGATGCATGGTTCCTCACCGGCCGCGTCTACTTTGAGCGACACGATCACGATAAGGCTTTAAAGTATTACCAGAAAGCCGCCGAGGTAAATCCGTCGTTTACTAAAGCGCTCTTCGGTATGGCTACGATACTCTTTGACCGCGGTTTTATCGAAGATGCAGCCGATATCTATAAGAGGATTATTACGATAGACCCGATGAGTGCAAACGCTCATTACAACCTCGGTTCATGCTTTCTCGAGTTGGGTATGTTTAAAGAATCTATCAAAGAGCACGAGATCGCAGCCGGTATCGATCCGAACAACGCTTATGCGCATTACTGGGTTGGCTATTCATATATCCAACTCAACGAAAAGAACCGTGCGGCTGAAGCATTCGCCAAGTCGCTTGAGCGGGGCTACGACGGTGCAGCCAATGCATTGAAGGATTTGATTT from Candidatus Aquicultor sp. includes:
- the ftsY gene encoding signal recognition particle-docking protein FtsY, coding for MRWFRRQEREEEAQEAPLTEEEIQAAEKAEEQQQKEIENIDEAIDEAPATEELVEEVEAGVIEEEQENIQDIYEKTEEEEPASWFTRLKQGLTKSRENIVGQISGLLNLRGTIDDELWDDIEAILIQADVGVESTMRIIDNLRDRVAKEHITEAAMIIDLLKEELENILHSTSPRSVEPKEGRAIYLIVGVNGTGKTTTIAKLARSFTKSGKSVLVGAADTFRAAAVEQLDIWAKRLRVDIVKHDRGADPAAVVYDAIHAASARKSDVLLIDTAGRLHTYVNLMEELKKIKRIADRERGDAHLETLLVIDATTGQNGIAQARLFDEALTVDGIVLTKLDGTAKGGIVLAIQDELNIPICYVGVGEGMDDLQPFKPEEFVDALVGQ
- a CDS encoding tetratricopeptide repeat protein, coding for MQLAIVVLTILVVAVILVSLKQQRKQADEGHSFTSYQLRAQQYVLHGNFDDAKSEIEQAIQNNPEDGLNYYALGVIYYNLKQYSKALKNLKQALLIDRGNWDAWFLTGRVYFERHDHDKALKYYQKAAEVNPSFTKALFGMATILFDRGFIEDAADIYKRIITIDPMSANAHYNLGSCFLELGMFKESIKEHEIAAGIDPNNAYAHYWVGYSYIQLNEKNRAAEAFAKSLERGYDGAANALKDLI